The following are from one region of the Tachysurus fulvidraco isolate hzauxx_2018 chromosome 24, HZAU_PFXX_2.0, whole genome shotgun sequence genome:
- the fam49al gene encoding CYFIP-related Rac1 interactor A isoform X1 — protein sequence MLAGLPAMGNLIKVLGKDLENCPHFFLDFENAQPTEAETAVWNQVSAVLEEAHGILAELQSYSGAGQEIREAIQNPNDLQLQEKAWNAVCPLVAKLKRFYEFSLRLENALRSLLEALTSPPYAPMQHLEREQALAKQFAEILHFTLSFDELKMTNPAIQNDFSYYRRTISRNRLNNQQLEAENEVNNEMANRMSLFYAEATPMLKTLSNATTKFVSENKTLPIEDTTDCLSTMACVCRVMLETPEYRCRFTNTDTMLFCMRVMVGVIILYDHVHPVGAFAKTSKIDMKGCIKVLKEQPSNSVEGLLNALRYTTRHLNDDSTSKQIRALLQ from the exons ATGTTGGCTG GTTTGCCAGCCATGGGGAACCTCATTAAGGTCCTTGGCAAGGATTTAGAGAACTGTCCACATTTTTTTCTGGACTTTGAAA ATGCCCAGCCCACAGAGGCGGAGACGGCCGTTTGGAATCAAGTCAGTGCCGTCCTGGAGGAGGCTCATGGTATCCTAGCAGAATTACAGTCCTACAGCGGAGCGGGGCAAGAGATAAGAGAG gctaTTCAGAACCCCAATGACCTCCAGCTTCAGGAGAAAGCCTGGAATGCTGTGTGCCCCCTGGTGGCCAAGCTAAAGCGTTTCTATGAATTTTCACTCAGGTTAG AAAATGCCTTGCGCAGCCTGTTAGAAGCACTGACGAGCCCACCATATGCTCCAATGCAGCACCTGGAGAGAGAACAGGCTCTGGCTAAGCAGTTTGCAGAGATCCTGCACTTCACTCTCAGCTTTGATGAGCTAAAG ATGACAAATCCAGCCATTCAGAATGACTTCAGTTACTACAGGAGGACCATAAGCAGGAATCGACTGAACAATCAGCAG TTAGAGGCAGAGAATGAAGTCAATAATGAAATGGCCAATCGGATGTCTCTGTTTTATGCGGAAGCGACACCCATGCTGAAAACCTTGAGCAATGCCACAACTAAGTTTGTGTCAGAG AACAAGACTTTGCCTATTGAAGACACCACAGATTGCCTGAGCACTATGGCCTGCGTGTGCCGGGTCATGTTGGAAACTCC GGAATACCGGTGCCGTTTCACTAACACAGACACTATGCTGTTCTGCATGCGTGTTATGGTGGGCGTCATTATCCTCTACGATCATGTTCACCCCGTGGGTGCCTTCGCTAAAACCTCCAAGATTGAc aTGAAGGGCTGCATTAAGGTGTTGAAAGAGCAGCCTTCAAACAGTGTGGAGGGACTGTTGAATGCACTGAG GTATACAACAAGACATCTAAATGACGACAGCACCTCGAAACAAATCCGCGCTCTGCTTCAATGA
- the fam49al gene encoding CYFIP-related Rac1 interactor A isoform X4 gives MLIYAQPTEAETAVWNQVSAVLEEAHGILAELQSYSGAGQEIREAIQNPNDLQLQEKAWNAVCPLVAKLKRFYEFSLRLENALRSLLEALTSPPYAPMQHLEREQALAKQFAEILHFTLSFDELKMTNPAIQNDFSYYRRTISRNRLNNQQLEAENEVNNEMANRMSLFYAEATPMLKTLSNATTKFVSENKTLPIEDTTDCLSTMACVCRVMLETPEYRCRFTNTDTMLFCMRVMVGVIILYDHVHPVGAFAKTSKIDMKGCIKVLKEQPSNSVEGLLNALRYTTRHLNDDSTSKQIRALLQ, from the exons ATGTTAATAT ATGCCCAGCCCACAGAGGCGGAGACGGCCGTTTGGAATCAAGTCAGTGCCGTCCTGGAGGAGGCTCATGGTATCCTAGCAGAATTACAGTCCTACAGCGGAGCGGGGCAAGAGATAAGAGAG gctaTTCAGAACCCCAATGACCTCCAGCTTCAGGAGAAAGCCTGGAATGCTGTGTGCCCCCTGGTGGCCAAGCTAAAGCGTTTCTATGAATTTTCACTCAGGTTAG AAAATGCCTTGCGCAGCCTGTTAGAAGCACTGACGAGCCCACCATATGCTCCAATGCAGCACCTGGAGAGAGAACAGGCTCTGGCTAAGCAGTTTGCAGAGATCCTGCACTTCACTCTCAGCTTTGATGAGCTAAAG ATGACAAATCCAGCCATTCAGAATGACTTCAGTTACTACAGGAGGACCATAAGCAGGAATCGACTGAACAATCAGCAG TTAGAGGCAGAGAATGAAGTCAATAATGAAATGGCCAATCGGATGTCTCTGTTTTATGCGGAAGCGACACCCATGCTGAAAACCTTGAGCAATGCCACAACTAAGTTTGTGTCAGAG AACAAGACTTTGCCTATTGAAGACACCACAGATTGCCTGAGCACTATGGCCTGCGTGTGCCGGGTCATGTTGGAAACTCC GGAATACCGGTGCCGTTTCACTAACACAGACACTATGCTGTTCTGCATGCGTGTTATGGTGGGCGTCATTATCCTCTACGATCATGTTCACCCCGTGGGTGCCTTCGCTAAAACCTCCAAGATTGAc aTGAAGGGCTGCATTAAGGTGTTGAAAGAGCAGCCTTCAAACAGTGTGGAGGGACTGTTGAATGCACTGAG GTATACAACAAGACATCTAAATGACGACAGCACCTCGAAACAAATCCGCGCTCTGCTTCAATGA
- the fam49al gene encoding CYFIP-related Rac1 interactor A isoform X3, with protein sequence MGNLIKVLGKDLENCPHFFLDFENAQPTEAETAVWNQVSAVLEEAHGILAELQSYSGAGQEIREAIQNPNDLQLQEKAWNAVCPLVAKLKRFYEFSLRLENALRSLLEALTSPPYAPMQHLEREQALAKQFAEILHFTLSFDELKMTNPAIQNDFSYYRRTISRNRLNNQQLEAENEVNNEMANRMSLFYAEATPMLKTLSNATTKFVSENKTLPIEDTTDCLSTMACVCRVMLETPEYRCRFTNTDTMLFCMRVMVGVIILYDHVHPVGAFAKTSKIDMKGCIKVLKEQPSNSVEGLLNALRYTTRHLNDDSTSKQIRALLQ encoded by the exons ATGGGGAACCTCATTAAGGTCCTTGGCAAGGATTTAGAGAACTGTCCACATTTTTTTCTGGACTTTGAAA ATGCCCAGCCCACAGAGGCGGAGACGGCCGTTTGGAATCAAGTCAGTGCCGTCCTGGAGGAGGCTCATGGTATCCTAGCAGAATTACAGTCCTACAGCGGAGCGGGGCAAGAGATAAGAGAG gctaTTCAGAACCCCAATGACCTCCAGCTTCAGGAGAAAGCCTGGAATGCTGTGTGCCCCCTGGTGGCCAAGCTAAAGCGTTTCTATGAATTTTCACTCAGGTTAG AAAATGCCTTGCGCAGCCTGTTAGAAGCACTGACGAGCCCACCATATGCTCCAATGCAGCACCTGGAGAGAGAACAGGCTCTGGCTAAGCAGTTTGCAGAGATCCTGCACTTCACTCTCAGCTTTGATGAGCTAAAG ATGACAAATCCAGCCATTCAGAATGACTTCAGTTACTACAGGAGGACCATAAGCAGGAATCGACTGAACAATCAGCAG TTAGAGGCAGAGAATGAAGTCAATAATGAAATGGCCAATCGGATGTCTCTGTTTTATGCGGAAGCGACACCCATGCTGAAAACCTTGAGCAATGCCACAACTAAGTTTGTGTCAGAG AACAAGACTTTGCCTATTGAAGACACCACAGATTGCCTGAGCACTATGGCCTGCGTGTGCCGGGTCATGTTGGAAACTCC GGAATACCGGTGCCGTTTCACTAACACAGACACTATGCTGTTCTGCATGCGTGTTATGGTGGGCGTCATTATCCTCTACGATCATGTTCACCCCGTGGGTGCCTTCGCTAAAACCTCCAAGATTGAc aTGAAGGGCTGCATTAAGGTGTTGAAAGAGCAGCCTTCAAACAGTGTGGAGGGACTGTTGAATGCACTGAG GTATACAACAAGACATCTAAATGACGACAGCACCTCGAAACAAATCCGCGCTCTGCTTCAATGA
- the fam49al gene encoding CYFIP-related Rac1 interactor A isoform X2 translates to MGNLLKVLACAELEHGPIVFLDFEHAQPTEAETAVWNQVSAVLEEAHGILAELQSYSGAGQEIREAIQNPNDLQLQEKAWNAVCPLVAKLKRFYEFSLRLENALRSLLEALTSPPYAPMQHLEREQALAKQFAEILHFTLSFDELKMTNPAIQNDFSYYRRTISRNRLNNQQLEAENEVNNEMANRMSLFYAEATPMLKTLSNATTKFVSENKTLPIEDTTDCLSTMACVCRVMLETPEYRCRFTNTDTMLFCMRVMVGVIILYDHVHPVGAFAKTSKIDMKGCIKVLKEQPSNSVEGLLNALRYTTRHLNDDSTSKQIRALLQ, encoded by the exons ATGGGGAATCTCCTGAAAGTGCTGGCTTGCGCCGAACTTGAGCATGGCCCAATAGTTTTCCTTGACTTTGAAC ATGCCCAGCCCACAGAGGCGGAGACGGCCGTTTGGAATCAAGTCAGTGCCGTCCTGGAGGAGGCTCATGGTATCCTAGCAGAATTACAGTCCTACAGCGGAGCGGGGCAAGAGATAAGAGAG gctaTTCAGAACCCCAATGACCTCCAGCTTCAGGAGAAAGCCTGGAATGCTGTGTGCCCCCTGGTGGCCAAGCTAAAGCGTTTCTATGAATTTTCACTCAGGTTAG AAAATGCCTTGCGCAGCCTGTTAGAAGCACTGACGAGCCCACCATATGCTCCAATGCAGCACCTGGAGAGAGAACAGGCTCTGGCTAAGCAGTTTGCAGAGATCCTGCACTTCACTCTCAGCTTTGATGAGCTAAAG ATGACAAATCCAGCCATTCAGAATGACTTCAGTTACTACAGGAGGACCATAAGCAGGAATCGACTGAACAATCAGCAG TTAGAGGCAGAGAATGAAGTCAATAATGAAATGGCCAATCGGATGTCTCTGTTTTATGCGGAAGCGACACCCATGCTGAAAACCTTGAGCAATGCCACAACTAAGTTTGTGTCAGAG AACAAGACTTTGCCTATTGAAGACACCACAGATTGCCTGAGCACTATGGCCTGCGTGTGCCGGGTCATGTTGGAAACTCC GGAATACCGGTGCCGTTTCACTAACACAGACACTATGCTGTTCTGCATGCGTGTTATGGTGGGCGTCATTATCCTCTACGATCATGTTCACCCCGTGGGTGCCTTCGCTAAAACCTCCAAGATTGAc aTGAAGGGCTGCATTAAGGTGTTGAAAGAGCAGCCTTCAAACAGTGTGGAGGGACTGTTGAATGCACTGAG GTATACAACAAGACATCTAAATGACGACAGCACCTCGAAACAAATCCGCGCTCTGCTTCAATGA